The Candidatus Aegiribacteria sp. DNA window AACAGGAGACGCACATCTGCTGGATGTTTCGGGATATTCTGGTATTGAAATGATAGAACCAGCAACATTTATTGAGAAATACTTGAGTGAACAAACAAATGCAGCAGAACAGCGGCCTGGGAAATGACTCCAGCTTCTTGTCTGCTGATTTGAAGCGTTAGGTTTTGCAGACTTCATTCAAGTGAAATATATTGAGAATGACCAAATCACAGAAATATAGGAATAAGATAGAATGAATCCAAGCAAAAAGCTCGCAGGACTCGCTTGGTTGCGCCCATGCCGCGAGTGTGATACAAACTGAGGTAGCCGATTTACAGTTGCATTGTTTGTTTTCAATCATGAGGGAGAAAAGAATGAATTCACACAAAAAGAACACAAGAATAATGTTAGATGTGAGGATAATCCTTTCAGCATTATGGGCAGCTCGAATGTTGAGTGGTTTACAGGGGGATTCGACCCGCTTTCATGATCCGGTGGCACTAAAGGAATTGTTAGCGGGAACCTCAAGCGTACCAGTAACCAATGAATTATTGTTGGTAATGTCAATAATTTTTGCGGTTCCGATTCTTATGAGTTTCCTGTCTCTGACGTTGAAAGATAAAGCGAATCGCTGGGCAAACCGCAGCATAGGCATATTCTTTGCTGCGTTTGATCTCATTTTTCTGGGCTTAGCTCTTTTCCTATGGCCATTCTCCGCTTATGAGACATTTTGGTCAATTGTATACCTTGTGTTTACTGCATTGGTCGTTTGGTATGCATGGAAGTGGCCTAAACAAGAAGCATGAGTCTATTCCAT harbors:
- a CDS encoding DUF6326 family protein, which gives rise to MNSHKKNTRIMLDVRIILSALWAARMLSGLQGDSTRFHDPVALKELLAGTSSVPVTNELLLVMSIIFAVPILMSFLSLTLKDKANRWANRSIGIFFAAFDLIFLGLALFLWPFSAYETFWSIVYLVFTALVVWYAWKWPKQEA